The following proteins are co-located in the Pyricularia oryzae 70-15 chromosome 1, whole genome shotgun sequence genome:
- a CDS encoding 6,7-dimethyl-8-ribityllumazine synthase translates to MHTKGPTPQQHDGSALRIGIVHARWNETIIEPLLAGTKAKLLACGVKESNIVVQSVPGSWELPIAVQRLYSASQLQTPSSGPSLSAGDLLGSSTTDLTALPTTTASSTGPFDALIAIGVLIKGETMHFEYIADSVSHGLMRVQLDTGVPVIFGVLTVLTDDQAKARAGVIEGSHNHGEDWGLAAVEMGVRRRDWAAGKTE, encoded by the exons atgcacACCAAAGGCCCGACCCCGCAGCAGCACGACGGCTCCGCCCTGCGCATCGGCATCGTGCACGCGCGCTGGAACGAGACCATCATCGAGCCGCTTCTGGCCGGCACAAAAGCcaagctgctggcctgcgGCGTCAAGGAGTCCAACATAGTCGTGCAGAGCGTTCCGGGGTCGTGGGAGCTGCCAATAGCCGTGCAGAG GCTCTACTCCGCATCCCAGCTCCAAACCCCAAGCTCCGGCCCATCTCTGTCGGCCGGCGACCTGCTCGGCTCCTCGACCACAGATCTTACCGCGCTCCCGACCACCACTGCCTCATCCACCGGCCCCTTTGACGCCCTCATCGCCATCGGCGTGCTAATCAAGGGCGAGACGATGCACTTTGAGTACATTGCCGATTCGGTCTCGCACGGCCTGATGCGCGTACAGCTCGACACGGGCGTCCCAGTTATCTTCGGCGTCCTAACAGTCCTGACCGACGACCAGGCCAAGGCTCGTGCCGGCGTCATCGAGGGCAGCCACAACCACGGCGAGGACTGGGGCCTGGCCGCCGTTGAGATGGGTGTGCGCAGGAGGGATTGGGCTGCCGGGAAGACCGAGTGA